Proteins encoded by one window of Patescibacteria group bacterium:
- a CDS encoding AbrB/MazE/SpoVT family DNA-binding domain-containing protein yields MLQKNKTSDLITLAKIKKHHQITLPYSLRKKFNLDEGDYVKIENRNQEIIIKPIKIVHPDQEYFYTKEWQKDEADADKDIAKNKITGPFKTADDLFQELEG; encoded by the coding sequence ATGTTACAAAAAAATAAAACAAGTGATTTAATAACTTTAGCAAAAATAAAAAAGCATCACCAGATTACCTTGCCATATAGTTTGCGAAAAAAGTTTAATCTTGATGAAGGCGATTATGTAAAAATTGAAAATAGAAATCAAGAAATCATTATCAAACCTATTAAGATAGTCCACCCTGATCAGGAATATTTTTATACTAAAGAATGGCAAAAAGACGAAGCAGACGCTGACAAAGATATTGCTAAAAATAAGATTACAGGACCTTTTAAAACAGCAGATGATTTATTTCAAGAATTAGAAGGTTAA